A portion of the Anaerolineae bacterium genome contains these proteins:
- a CDS encoding endonuclease MutS2 has protein sequence MLDKYLQVLEYPKVLARLAEHTSFSGGRDLALSLDVATDLAEATRRQKETTEARLLLRVKADVSLGGAHDVRPLLQRAERGMRLLPQELLDVESTLSAAQPIYRTLTRTAGQFPLLASLASRIEACRPVVDEVRRCITPKGEVADAASPELARARAELMAARDRLLQRLERMVTSDENAPFLQEPIVTQRSGRYVIPLRAECRGRIRGIVHDESASGATLFIEPLATVELNNELREAQIREEREVLRVLDRLTGLVAQEAALIERTVSVLAEFDLIFARARYAEQLRAVEPNLVGFAPRQVLDEERGIYHPGTRLRLLQARHPLLPQDTVVPIDVALRLGPQGYFVIVITGPNTGGKTVALKTVGLLSLMAQAGMHVPADEGTTLTVFDGVYADIGDEQSIEQSLSTFSSHMSNIIHILGQASERSLVLLDELGAGTDPVEGSALARSLLVELIQRGVTTMATTHHPELKVFAQGEPGVANASVEFDAHTLAPTYQLTIGLPGRSNAFAIAERLGLQRHIVERARLLVDPQVLQTEDLLREIKLLRDQSERQLTEAAQIRQRAEEQEADLRARLDQLEREREQVLEQARQEGRRELESLREEIAATRAYLAKARVAEQVSEVRRVLSEAEGLAERAAEAVAPTPSTLRRTGAEPEVGDLVWVGSLKTQGTVTGVEAGHAEVAVGSLRLRVALDDLEVREPAVEESMSSGRGRSRVVQLPASPAVKPELHLRGMRVEEAVPELQRYLDEAYLAALGRVRVVHGKGTGTLRRFVREELARHPLVASVRSGGPAEGGDGVTVVELVPR, from the coding sequence ATGCTGGACAAGTATTTGCAGGTATTGGAATACCCCAAGGTTCTGGCGCGGCTGGCCGAGCATACCTCTTTCTCGGGCGGGCGTGACCTGGCGCTGTCTCTGGATGTGGCTACCGACCTGGCCGAGGCCACTCGGCGCCAGAAGGAGACCACGGAGGCTCGCCTCCTGCTGAGGGTCAAGGCGGATGTGTCGCTCGGGGGCGCACATGACGTTCGCCCGCTCCTGCAGCGGGCCGAGCGCGGCATGCGTCTGCTGCCGCAGGAACTGCTGGACGTGGAGAGCACCCTGTCTGCCGCCCAGCCCATCTACCGTACTCTCACACGCACGGCCGGGCAGTTCCCGCTGCTGGCGTCGCTGGCCTCCCGTATCGAGGCCTGCCGTCCTGTGGTGGACGAGGTTCGGCGCTGCATCACCCCCAAGGGAGAAGTGGCGGACGCAGCCAGTCCCGAGCTAGCCCGGGCCCGCGCCGAGCTGATGGCCGCCCGAGATCGGTTGCTGCAGCGCCTTGAGCGGATGGTGACCTCGGACGAGAATGCCCCCTTTCTGCAGGAGCCCATCGTTACTCAGCGGAGCGGCCGCTACGTCATCCCGCTGCGGGCCGAGTGCCGGGGACGGATACGCGGGATCGTGCACGATGAGTCGGCCAGTGGAGCTACGCTCTTCATAGAGCCCCTGGCTACGGTGGAGCTCAACAACGAGCTACGCGAGGCGCAGATCCGGGAGGAGCGTGAGGTACTGAGGGTGCTCGACCGGCTCACCGGGCTGGTGGCTCAAGAGGCGGCGCTGATCGAGCGGACGGTGTCGGTGTTGGCGGAGTTCGACCTGATCTTCGCCCGGGCCCGCTACGCCGAGCAACTGCGGGCGGTGGAGCCGAACCTGGTGGGCTTCGCTCCTCGGCAGGTGCTGGATGAGGAGCGGGGGATCTACCATCCGGGGACGAGGCTCCGGCTGCTCCAGGCCCGGCATCCACTCTTGCCCCAGGACACGGTTGTGCCCATAGACGTGGCCCTGCGCCTGGGGCCTCAGGGCTACTTCGTCATCGTGATCACCGGGCCCAACACCGGGGGCAAAACGGTGGCTCTGAAGACAGTGGGGCTCCTGAGCCTGATGGCTCAGGCTGGCATGCACGTCCCCGCCGACGAGGGTACCACCCTCACCGTCTTCGACGGTGTGTACGCCGATATTGGGGACGAGCAGAGCATCGAGCAGTCGCTGTCCACCTTCTCCTCCCACATGAGCAATATCATCCACATCCTAGGCCAGGCGAGCGAGCGGAGCCTGGTGCTGCTGGACGAGCTGGGCGCGGGTACTGACCCGGTGGAGGGCTCCGCCCTGGCCCGCTCTCTGCTTGTGGAGCTGATCCAGCGCGGGGTGACTACCATGGCCACTACTCACCACCCCGAGCTCAAGGTCTTCGCCCAGGGCGAGCCGGGGGTGGCCAACGCCAGCGTGGAGTTCGACGCCCACACCCTGGCGCCCACCTACCAGCTAACCATAGGGCTGCCGGGGCGCAGCAACGCCTTCGCCATCGCGGAGCGGCTTGGCCTGCAGCGTCACATCGTCGAGCGAGCCAGGCTGCTGGTGGACCCTCAAGTGCTGCAGACGGAGGACCTCCTGCGGGAGATCAAGCTCCTACGGGATCAGTCTGAGCGGCAACTGACTGAGGCGGCCCAGATTCGGCAGCGAGCGGAGGAACAGGAGGCCGACCTGCGAGCGCGCCTGGACCAGTTGGAGCGAGAGCGAGAGCAGGTCCTGGAACAGGCGCGACAGGAAGGCCGGCGGGAGCTGGAGTCCCTTCGGGAGGAGATCGCCGCTACCCGGGCATACCTGGCCAAAGCACGCGTGGCGGAGCAGGTGAGCGAGGTGCGGCGGGTTCTCTCTGAGGCGGAGGGCCTGGCGGAGAGGGCTGCCGAGGCCGTGGCGCCCACGCCGAGCACCCTTCGTCGAACAGGCGCTGAGCCTGAAGTGGGAGACCTGGTGTGGGTGGGCAGCCTGAAGACTCAGGGCACGGTGACGGGCGTGGAGGCCGGTCACGCCGAGGTGGCCGTGGGCAGCCTGCGGCTGCGGGTGGCGCTGGACGACCTGGAGGTGCGCGAGCCCGCGGTCGAGGAAAGCATGAGCTCTGGCCGGGGGCGATCGAGGGTGGTTCAGCTGCCGGCGAGTCCGGCGGTGAAGCCGGAGTTACATCTGCGGGGAATGCGGGTGGAAGAGGCGGTGCCGGAACTGCAGCGTTACCTGGACGAGGCTTACCTGGCAGCGCTAGGGCGCGTGAGGGTAGTGCACGGGAAGGGCACCGGCACTCTGCGCCGCTTCGTGCGCGAGGAGTTGGCCCGGCATCCTCTGGTGGCCTCGGTGCGGTCGGGAGGTCCGGCCGAGGGCGGCGACGGCGTCACTGTGGTCGAACTGGTACCGCGATAG
- a CDS encoding DUF1848 family protein — translation MPGCYTEWLARAVRAGQAVVRQPYSGEARQVDLAPDRVHTMVLLSKDFGPLLRDEHGLRTALEQYEQVCCQLTVTGLGGSRLEPGVPPPEVVLAQLGPLVAWLGAKRLTVRFDPIVHWVEGDRVVSNLDRADAVLAACARAGLSSVRLSFATVYAKMKGRGVEWHDPSPGEKLAMAADLVMRAKALGLSLLGCCQPELAPAGVIPAGCIDGAELSRLHPRRLPAPTGKDRGQRAACRCTPSVDIGSYDMRCPNGCLYCYANPRRGRHGDEERGRHGDELGAVSPSPRHPLSPSPPVTPGSPRASEERVPRAAG, via the coding sequence TTGCCGGGATGCTACACCGAGTGGCTGGCCCGCGCCGTCCGGGCGGGCCAGGCCGTGGTGAGACAGCCCTACTCCGGTGAGGCGCGGCAGGTTGACCTGGCGCCCGACCGGGTACACACCATGGTTCTCCTGTCGAAGGACTTTGGCCCTCTCCTCCGAGACGAACATGGCCTGAGGACGGCCCTTGAGCAGTACGAGCAGGTGTGCTGCCAGCTGACGGTGACCGGGCTGGGCGGCTCGCGGCTCGAGCCCGGCGTCCCTCCGCCGGAGGTGGTGCTGGCCCAGCTCGGCCCCCTGGTGGCTTGGCTGGGCGCGAAAAGGCTGACCGTCCGGTTCGATCCCATCGTTCATTGGGTCGAGGGCGACCGGGTGGTGAGCAACTTGGATCGGGCGGACGCGGTGCTAGCCGCATGCGCCCGCGCTGGGCTGAGTAGCGTGCGGCTGTCGTTCGCCACCGTGTACGCCAAGATGAAGGGGCGAGGGGTGGAATGGCACGACCCGTCGCCTGGCGAGAAGCTGGCGATGGCGGCAGACCTAGTGATGAGGGCGAAGGCGTTGGGGCTGTCGCTGCTCGGGTGTTGCCAGCCGGAGCTGGCCCCCGCCGGAGTCATCCCGGCGGGCTGCATTGATGGGGCCGAGCTGAGCCGGTTGCACCCGCGGAGGCTGCCTGCACCCACCGGCAAGGATCGAGGCCAGCGCGCCGCCTGCCGGTGCACCCCGAGCGTAGACATCGGCTCCTACGACATGCGTTGCCCCAACGGCTGCCTCTACTGCTACGCCAACCCCCGGAGAGGGAGACACGGAGACGAGGAGAGGGGGAGGCACGGAGACGAGCTGGGGGCAGTCTCCCCCTCTCCGCGTCACCCCCTCTCCCCCTCTCCTCCTGTGACGCCCGGCTCGCCGCGTGCTAGCGAGGAGAGAGTCCCGCGAGCAGCTGGGTGA
- a CDS encoding sugar phosphate isomerase/epimerase, producing the protein MQGCINQATTMTTDLETDLRAYAEAGFESVELWLAKLEAYLADGGSLDRAQDLLRRLGLRAVAACAQGGCLLSSGAERRRILDQLRHRLMLTRALGADTLVVFSESPEEASLSAYETAAANLAQVADLAAQQEVSIALEFIKGSRLVGSLPTAQELVRRADRANLGVLFDTFHFYAGISKMADLEDMDASLLALVHVNDVGNLPRESWTDRDRVLPGQGVLPLVEMLGLIQSKGYEGYCSVEVFSRDLWEDDPFTVARLAHDSLTQLLAGLSPR; encoded by the coding sequence ATGCAAGGATGCATTAACCAGGCCACCACCATGACCACTGACCTTGAGACTGATTTGCGCGCCTACGCCGAGGCGGGGTTTGAGTCAGTGGAGCTCTGGCTGGCCAAGCTGGAAGCCTACCTGGCCGACGGTGGCAGCCTCGACAGGGCTCAGGACCTGCTGCGCCGCCTCGGCTTGCGCGCTGTCGCCGCCTGCGCCCAGGGCGGCTGTCTTCTCTCTTCGGGCGCCGAGCGACGACGAATCCTGGACCAATTGCGCCATCGCCTGATGCTGACCCGGGCCCTGGGCGCCGATACCCTGGTGGTGTTCTCCGAAAGCCCCGAGGAGGCCAGCCTCTCCGCCTACGAGACGGCGGCCGCCAACCTGGCCCAGGTGGCCGACCTAGCGGCGCAACAGGAAGTCAGCATCGCACTGGAGTTCATCAAGGGGAGCCGACTGGTCGGATCGCTGCCGACGGCTCAGGAGCTGGTCCGGCGGGCGGATCGAGCCAATCTGGGGGTGCTCTTTGACACCTTCCACTTCTATGCCGGCATCAGCAAGATGGCCGACCTAGAGGACATGGATGCAAGCCTGCTGGCACTGGTGCACGTCAACGATGTCGGCAATCTGCCCCGAGAATCCTGGACTGACCGGGATCGAGTGCTACCGGGCCAGGGGGTCCTGCCTCTGGTCGAGATGCTGGGGCTGATCCAGAGCAAAGGGTACGAGGGCTACTGCTCCGTCGAGGTCTTCAGCCGCGACCTGTGGGAAGACGACCCCTTCACCGTAGCCCGCCTGGCCCACGACTCACTCACCCAGCTGCTCGCGGGACTCTCTCCTCGCTAG